One Lutra lutra chromosome 18, mLutLut1.2, whole genome shotgun sequence genomic window carries:
- the SERPINE1 gene encoding plasminogen activator inhibitor 1, with protein sequence MQMSTVCLALGLALVFGEASASYLHETRAAELATDFGVKVFKQVAQASKDRNMVFSPYGVASVLAMLQLTTAGETRQQIQEAMRFQIDEKGMAPALRQLYKELMGPWNKDDISTADAIFVQRDLKLVHGFMPYFFRLFRTTVKQVDFSEVERARFIVNDWVKRHTKGMIGDLLGRGTVDQLTRLMLVNALYFNGQWKTPFPKSGTHHRLFHKSDGSTVSVPMMAQTNKFNYTEFSTPDGHYYDILELPYHGDTLSMFIAAPYEKDVPLSALTNILDAQLISQWKGNMTRRLRLLVLPKFSLESEVNLRGPLENLGMTDMFRPNQADFSSLSDQEALYVSQALQKVKIEVNESGTVASSSTAIIVSARMAPEEIIMDRPFLFVVRHNPTGTVLFMGQVMEP encoded by the exons ATGCAGATGTCTACAGTCTGCCttgccctgggcctggcccttGTCTTTGGTGAAGCATCGGCCTCCTACCTCCACGAGACTCGGGCAGCGGAACTGGCCACAGACTTCGGAGTGAAAGTGTTTAAGCAGGTGGCACAGGCCTCCAAGGACCGCAACATGGTTTTCTCCCCCTATGGGGTGGCCTCTGTCCTGGCCATGTTGCAGCTGACCACAGCAGGAGAGACCCGGCAGCAAATCCAAGAGGCCATGCGGTTCCAGATTGATG AGAAGGGCATGGCACCTGCCCTCCGCCAGCTATACAAGGAACTCATGGGGCCGTGGAACAAGGATGACATCAGCACAGCAGACGCCATCTTCGTCCAGCGGGATCTGAAGCTGGTTCACGGCTTCATGCCCTACTTCTTCAGGCTGTTCCGAACCACAGTCAAGCAGGTGGACTTCTCAGAGGTGGAGAGAGCCAGGTTCATCGTCAACGACTGGGTGAAGCGACACACAAAAG GCATGATTGGCGACCTGCTGGGCAGAGGGACTGTGGACCAGCTGACGCGCCTGATGCTGGTGAATGCCCTCTACTTCAACGGCCAGTGGAAGACCCCCTTCCCCAAGTCAGGCACCCACCACCGCCTCTTCCACAAATCTGATGGCAGCACCGTCTCTGTGCCCATGATGGCTCAGACCAACAAGTTCAACTACA CCGAGTTTTCTACCCCCGATGGCCATTATTACGACATCCTGGAACTGCCCTATCACGGAGACACGCTCAGCATGTTCATTGCTGCTCCCTATGAAAAAGACGTGCCTCTTTCTGCCCTCACCAACATCCTGGATGCCCAGCTCATCAGCCAGTGGAAAGGGAATATGACCAGACGGCTCCGCCTCCTGGTTCTGCCCAA GTTCTCCCTGGAGAGCGAAGTCAACCTCCGGGGACCCCTGGAGAACTTGGGGATGACTGACATGTTCAGGCCAAACCAGGCAGACTTCTCCAGTCTTTCAG ATCAAGAGGCACTGTACGTGTCCCAGGCGCTGCAGAAAGTAAAGATCGAGGTGAACGAGAGTGGCACGGTGGCGTCCTCCTCTACAG CCATCATCGTCTCAGCCCGAATGGCCCCCGAGGAGATCATCATGGACAGACCCTTCCTCTTCGTGGTGCGGCACAACCCCACAG GAACGGTTCTTTTCATGGGCCAAGTGATGGAACCCTGA